A region from the Phycodurus eques isolate BA_2022a chromosome 12, UOR_Pequ_1.1, whole genome shotgun sequence genome encodes:
- the ino80da gene encoding INO80 complex subunit Da yields MYEGKHIHFSEVDNKPLCSYSPKLCKQRRLNGYAFCIRHVLEDKTAPFKQCEYVAKYNSQRCTNPIPKSEDRRYCNSHLQVLGFIPKKERKKKHDALEEMRSRAHLESVALNITVPSLPLPSNGLNELPPSPPCTRLLALPDGELLDPFAFYEDDTDGEEMGPSRKSNAIKKKLQSRLVLNQKIGQDADRFQTPSEHFSPSPVSRVHPSSPLNTHPTRQQSGFLQPPPQQGLLCNPAPPQTVNFLPPGIPVNATPSPAQPPGPSLSRKTPFASNHMVVMRPASYSPSARCLARLRHLVQLCAKRHREYGDLFPYLGLDWSEDSADNDDDDEEDEAERFIPGLSTWRPQNGLEDDTGSPRRTRLLRLCSYLQQKYKHMCRQERASIRQKRYRYAFRKALLHAASKNPDCAGQLIQELHGSYQSPSSAGSEHHHSGAPATPQNTDAGMCIGRTKDQACDNRALPFTKHCFQHILLNRSQQLFASCTAKFADGQQCSIPVFDITHQTPLCEEHAKKMDNFLRGDGNRRVQHHHHHHHHHQQQHQRKPRKKTKPPALTKKHKKKRRVVRRPQKPIPPAMPQGYLGMPSMSLAMSSQASIRSPSTPDLSTDELPDDITNEMEDIPNDLELNQEDFSDVLPRLPDDLQDFDLFEGKNGELLPTTEEAEELVRALQAMGSYPDSLVCLTSIGDLTPSEGVDHRAMTVFPGAVQPGVIGDILHSRLPTENFPSLELEDNILQSTAGHFPPSPPSQPTDLPQTSSAASVAPATSSLLTQASERTFARTRTPHILAKSDAATSSPQGSHYSSEHVASPYSDQIPSPHASPFQTDAPLLLEPPRSSWNNLPLPLADPAQFGNLMASESHLISTSLSTPPAGTHSVNSVTLQPLAALSALPQSGLTGLTAPPAPPSSSSHDPLNSLQPKQQLPQFSAVFGHQLASHSGIPNDLQPSHSSTAPPSGFSIVSATTASANSASTSFTQSK; encoded by the exons ATGTATGAAGGCAAACACATACATTTCTCAGAGGTGGACAATAAGCCCTTGTGCTCGTACAGCCCGAAGCTCTGCAAGCAACGTAGACTCAATGGCTACGCTTTCTGCATCCGGCATGTTCTGGAAGACAAGACCGCCCCCTTCAAACAGTGCGAATATGTGGCCAAGTATAACAGCCAGCGGTGTACCAACCCCATCCCGAAGTCAGAGGATCGCAG GTACTGCAACAGCCATCTGCAGGTTCTCGGCTTCATCCCAAAGAAGGAACGCAAGAAGAAACACGATGCTTTGGAGGAAATGCGTTCACGGGCTCACCTGGAGTCGGTGGCTCTGAACATAACGGTACCCTCTTTACCTTTACCTTCCAACGGTCTAAACGAACTTCCACCATCGCCACCCTGTACGCGTCTGCTAGCCCTTCCCGATGGGGAACTCCTGGATCCGTTTGCCTTCTACGAGGACGACACCGACGGAGAGGAGATGGGTCCCTCTCGTAAAAGCAACGCCATCAAGAAGAAATTGCAGAGTCGGCTGGTGCTGAACCAGAAAATCGGCCAGGACGCGGACCGTTTCCAGACACCTTCTGAGCACTTTAGTCCCTCCCCAGTCTCCCGCGTCCACCCCTCCTCGCCGCTCAACACGCACCCCACACGGCAGCAGTCAGGTTTTCTCCAGCCGCCTCCTCAGCAGGGTCTATTATGCAATCCAGCACCACCTCAGACGGTCAACTTCTTGCCTCCTGGGATACCAGTCAATGCAACACCCAGTCCTGCGCAGCCACCAGGGCCCTCGCTCAGCAGGAAAACACCTTTTGCTTCCAATCACATGGTGGTCATGCGACCCGCCTCCTACTCACCGTCAGCCCGCTGCCTGGCCAGGTTGCGGCATCTGGTACAGCTCTGTGCCAAGAGACATCGGGAATATGGAGACCTCTTTCCTTATTTAG GACTGGACTGGTCGGAGGACAGTGCTGAtaacgacgatgatgatgaagaagacgAAGCAGAGAGATTTATTCCTGGCCTCAGCACTTGGAGACCACAGAACGG GTTGGAGGACGACACGGGTTCCCCGCGGAGAACGCGGCTGCTGAGGCTTTGCTCGTACCTGCAGCAGAAGTACAAGCACATGTGCAGGCAGGAGAGAGCGAGTATCCGCCAGAAGAGGTACCGCTACGCCTTCCGCAAAGCCTTGCTGCACGCCGCCAGTAAGAACCCAGACTGCGCCGGGCAGCTCATCCAGGAGTTACATGGTTCTTATCAAAGCCCCTCAAG TGCTGGATCGGAACATCACCACAGCGGGGCTCCTGCGACACCCCAGAACACAGACGCGGGGATGTGCATAGGCAGGACAAAAGACCAGGCCTGTGACAACAGAGCGCTGCCCTTCACTAAACACTGTTTTCAGC ACATTCTGTTGAATCGCTCCCAGCAGCTGTTTGCAAGCTGCACAGCCAAGTTTGCAGATGGTCAGCAGTGCTCCATTCCTGTGTTCGATATCACGCATCAGACGCCACTCTGTGAAGAGCATGCCAAAAAGATG GATAACTTCCTACGCGGGGACGGCAATCGGCGAGtgcaacaccaccaccaccaccaccaccaccaccagcaaCAGCACCAGCGTAAACCGCGCAAAAAGACCAAACCACCGGCACtcaccaaaaaacacaaaaagaagagGCGAGTGGTGCGGCGGCCTCAGAAACCTATTCCTCCTGCTATGCCTCAGGGGTACCTGGGAATGCCCTCTATGAGCCTCGCCATGTCCTCACAGGCCAGCATTAG GAGCCCTTCGACTCCAGACCTGAGTACGGACGAACTTCCCGATGACATCACCaatgaaatggaagacattccAAACGACCTTGAGCTAAACCAGGAGGATTTTTCTGATGTTCTACCGAGACTACCTGACGATCTTCAGGATTTCGACTTGTTTGAAG GCAAGAACGGGGAGTTGCTGCCCACCACAGAAGAGGCCGAGGAGCTGGTGCGCGCCCTGCAGGCCATGGGGTCCTACCCGGACTCCCTGGTTTGTCTGACCTCCATAGGAGACCTCACCCCGTCAGAAGGAGTGGACCACCGAGCTATGACCGTCTTTCCCGGTGCGGTCCAGCCGGGGGTCATCGGGGACATCCTCCACAGTCGTCTCCCGACAGAGAACTTTCCTAGCCTGGAGTTGGAGGACAATATATTGCAGTCCACCGCGGGCCACTTCCCCCCCTCGCCACCATCTCAGCCCACGGACCTTCCCCAAACGTCATCCGCAGCTTCGGTAGCCCCCGCGACCAGCTCCCTGCTCACTCAGGCCTCCGAGCGGACGTTCGCCCGCACGCGGACGCCTCACATCCTGGCCAAGTCGGACGCGGCGACATCATCCCCCCAAGGCAGCCACTACAGCAGCGAGCACGTGGCGTCCCCGTACAGCGACCAAATACCCTCGCCCCACGCTAGCCCGTTCCAGACAGACGCCCCCCTCCTGCTGGAACCGCCGCGCTCGTCATGGAACAATCTACCCCTGCCCCTCGCCGACCCGGCGCAGTTCGGGAATCTCATGGCATCGGAAAGTCATCTCATATCAACGTCGCTGTCCACCCCCCCGGCCGGCACCCACTCCGTCAACTCTGTGACGCTGCAGCCTCTGGCCGCGCTCTCGGCCCTGCCTCAGAGCGGCCTGACGGGCTTGACCGCACCCCCGGCGCCCCCCTCCTCGTCCTCGCACGATCCCCTGAACTCCTTGCAGCCCAAGCAGCAGCTCCCGCAGTTCAGCGCGGTCTTCGGTCACCAGTTGGCCTCGCACAGCGGCATCCCCAACGACCTGCAGCCCAGCCACAGCTCCACGGCGCCACCCAGCGGCTTCTCCATAGTTAGTGCCACCACTGCAAGTGCCAACAGCGCCTCcacctctttcacacagagtaAATGA